Genomic window (Caldinitratiruptor microaerophilus):
CTGCTGCGGGTGCTGGAGGTGAAGACCCGCAGCTGAAGCGCGCCCAACCCGTCGCGGTGTGAAAGTGGAGGGGGGAAGTTCGCGTCCGAAAGGCGCGGTGACGGGGAACAAAACCTGGTCCTGCTACGTCAATGATGCCGGTGACCCGGGACAGGGGTGAGCATCGCCGCAAAGGGGGGAGCTCCGTTGACGTGCCAGCACGTGCAGGAGCTCCTGGACTCGTACCTGGACGGCGGGCTCCCATCCCGGGAGGCCTCCCTGGTTTCCCAGCACCTATCGAGTTGCTCCACGTGCCGGGCGGATCTGGAGTTGTGGAGGGAAATCCGCGCTGCACTGAACCCCCTAGACGTAGAAGTACCGCCCACCTTCCATGCACAGCTCATGGCGCGAGTCCGAGCGCTGGAACCTGTCCCTGCCCGGCGGGCTCAAACCAGAGTACCGCTGCGTCTTGGGCTGGCAGCGGCGATGGCAGCGGCTGTAGCCGCACTTGTGATGATGGATGGACAGGCCCTCCGCCCGTGGGTATCCCGTCCGAATGCGAGGCAGTCGCTCGCCAGTGTTGCCCCGGCGATCAGCGATCAAACTGGATCGTTGACAGGAACGGTGGTCCCGCCGAACGAGGATACCCGGATTAAGGTACAGAAAAGGGAAGCTTCAAGCGACACTCCACCGGCCGGGCAAAGTCCCGAAGGAAACCCGACCGGCTTGATTGAGGATCTCGTGGGTGTGGCAGGTCAGCGCACTGGCAGCGAGGTTGCAACCGCTACTGGAAAACCAGCTGCCAACGACTCACCCGCGCCGGCACAGTTGCCTGGACAACAGGAGTCGAAGGCAGACGTCGGGTCGCGGCGCACCTTTGTGGCCCTGGGTGCTGGCATTCCTGCTCATCATTCGAACGCGGTGAAGTACTCGGTCAACGTGGTGGTACAGGTTGCGGACCCGGTAGCGGCAGTAACACAGCTTGAGCGTGTGATCTCGGAGCTGAATGGCGTGATCTCGTTGGGAGGCCAGCAACCGGGCGGGCAGTGGGAGTACGAGATCTGGGTGCCGGTCAGGTTGGCCAACGTGACCACCGCTGCCGTTTCGAGCCTCGGCGAACTCAAGAGCAGGCAGGTTTCGATGAAGGACTTCAGCGGCACGATCGCCGAGATCGATAAGCGGATTGCTTATCTGAACGGCCAGATTGGCTGGGTGCCGGAGGTGGCCAACGACGTCCAGGTCAGAGCAGCGATCGCCGCTTTACGCAAGCGCCGGCAGGAGATCCTGGACAGCACGTCGATGGCGGTGGTTCGGGTGTCGATGATTTCGGGACCGGTTCATCCGGTAACCGGAGAGGCGCAGGTGACCTAACGGCAGCGTGACCCCGCGAAAGGGGTGATGTCCGGCAGACCGTTCACGCGTTGAGGTGTTCCAACGTAGTCACCCGATGCGAAAGGGGTGATGCGCGCGGGAAGCTGTGGCTCCACAAGTGCGACTTGCTAGTAGCAGACCGAACGAGGGGGTAGTGAGTACAACGATGCGGCTCAAGAAACTGCTCGTGGCCCTGTCCACTGCGGCGTTGGTCCTCGGTACCGTGGCAACCGCCAGTGCCGCGACGTTCCCGGATGTGGGCGGGACCAAATACGCCGACGCATCTGCTCGGTTGGCCGCTCTCAACATTCTCGCGGGCTTCCCTGACGGGACTTTCCGCCCGAACGAGCCTGTCACACGGGCGCAGATGGCAGCGATCGCCGTACGCGCCCTGGGCCTTGAGAGCGCCTCGCAGTACGCCAAGATGGACACCAAGTTCAACGATGTGTCGGGCGCTCACTGGGCTGCCGGTTACATCAACGTGGCCGTCGATCAGGGTCTCCTGAAGGGTTACCCGGACGGCTCGTTCAAGCCCGAGAACCAGGTCACGTACGCTGAGGCGCTGGCAATCCTGGTGCGTGCGCTTGGTTACGAGCCCGCCGTGAAGGGCCTGTGGCCGACGAACTACATCGTCAAGGCCTCCGAACTGGGGCTCTCCAAGGGCGTGGTCGTCGCCGCCAACGCTCCGGCTACTCGCGGCGACATCGCGATCTTCACCGACAACGCACTGGACGTCGACCTCCTGCAGCAGGTGGCCTTCGGTGATAGCCCGAGGTGGGAGCCGCAGACGGGCAAGACCCTGCTGACGGAGAACCTCGGGCTGACGGTGAAGAAGTCCAGCAGCACCACGCCGTACATCGTGACCAGCGTGCCGAAGGTCAACCTCAGCGGCCTGTACCCGAACAAGATCACGATCAACGGTACTGAGACCCGGGCGCTGCTGGAGACGTACAACCCGGACGATCTGCTTGGCCGCGAGATCGACTACTACTACAACAGTGCGGGCGATATCATTGCTGTCAAGGTCAAGACGGACCCGGCGAACATCATCACGGACACGATTGACAGCACCAGCACCGATGGCTCGAATGCAGCCAACGATGCGGTGGTACTCTCGGGCAACACCAGCAAGACCTATAACGTGAGCGACGCCAACTTCAAGCTCTACTATAACGGGGTTGAAAAGACCAGCGCGCCGGACAAGAAGACTGCTCTCGATGACGCGGCGAGTGAGAATACGAAGGGTCCCGCGAAGGCGACCGTGATCCTCGATGGTAACGGAAAGATTCGGTCGATCGAGATCTGGCAGGGCGATAACTCCTGGATCGTGACCTCTGTTGACACAACCAACAAGAAGATCGAGTACCAGGATCGCAACGCAACCAAGGCCATCCAGAGCGTCAAGGACTGGAACATGCGGATCGTCCGAAACGGAAAGCCCGCCACGCTCGGCGACATCAAGCCTGGCGACGTACTTGAGGTCTATGGCAGCGGCAATTACCGTTATCTCGTGGCGACCGACAATAAGGTGACCGGTAGGGTGACCGCCATCACTGCTGCGACAGCTGGGATCTCGGACTACAAGCTCCGCGTCGACGGCAAGGACTATGAGCTGAGCACGAAGGCGTATTACAGCACGGATAACGGTTCCACCATCACACAACTCGACCCTAACAACGTGACGGACCTTCTGGACGTCGATGCGACGCTTTACCTCAACCAGTTCGGTCAGGTGCGTTACGTTGAGACCGGTGGGACCGCTGTGGGTACTACCACAGTCAAGGGCGTCGTGCTTGACCTCTTCTCGGCGACCACCGCTGACGGGACGACTTACTACGTGCGGATCCTCAAGACGGACGGGACGAAGGTGAGCTACGCGTTCAAGGATGTAGACGCGTACATCGACTTCGTGAACGGTCAGAACGACACTCCTACAACCCTCGCCTCGCTCGGCACGGACAGCGACGACATCAGCAAGGGCGATCTGG
Coding sequences:
- a CDS encoding S-layer homology domain-containing protein — translated: MRLKKLLVALSTAALVLGTVATASAATFPDVGGTKYADASARLAALNILAGFPDGTFRPNEPVTRAQMAAIAVRALGLESASQYAKMDTKFNDVSGAHWAAGYINVAVDQGLLKGYPDGSFKPENQVTYAEALAILVRALGYEPAVKGLWPTNYIVKASELGLSKGVVVAANAPATRGDIAIFTDNALDVDLLQQVAFGDSPRWEPQTGKTLLTENLGLTVKKSSSTTPYIVTSVPKVNLSGLYPNKITINGTETRALLETYNPDDLLGREIDYYYNSAGDIIAVKVKTDPANIITDTIDSTSTDGSNAANDAVVLSGNTSKTYNVSDANFKLYYNGVEKTSAPDKKTALDDAASENTKGPAKATVILDGNGKIRSIEIWQGDNSWIVTSVDTTNKKIEYQDRNATKAIQSVKDWNMRIVRNGKPATLGDIKPGDVLEVYGSGNYRYLVATDNKVTGRVTAITAATAGISDYKLRVDGKDYELSTKAYYSTDNGSTITQLDPNNVTDLLDVDATLYLNQFGQVRYVETGGTAVGTTTVKGVVLDLFSATTADGTTYYVRILKTDGTKVSYAFKDVDAYIDFVNGQNDTPTTLASLGTDSDDISKGDLVQLKLDSQGKVAGIDTDSKLLREAGDGTTGYTGGTAIDSNGINSDNKTIKVGGQTYYVTDSTVFIQNIRSNKFDPALTTWEALKGVSDPTTVKVALNDSNRVLKVVVITNGVTLATSAKSAMVVSRGLDADGTTLTLLIDGATTTYKVDSAVSAAVYSGQNSGTSSNSVSDVNTRDFVRVSFGSTGKITSITEPTVSSSVYVKSIDTAGGIITFNNQADLAGNTDTAYRYDDKTVFFDETGSAPAAITIGNLGAGDKVWAFDLNGDGVLEAVVKHDNSTP
- a CDS encoding DUF4349 domain-containing protein, translating into MAAAVAALVMMDGQALRPWVSRPNARQSLASVAPAISDQTGSLTGTVVPPNEDTRIKVQKREASSDTPPAGQSPEGNPTGLIEDLVGVAGQRTGSEVATATGKPAANDSPAPAQLPGQQESKADVGSRRTFVALGAGIPAHHSNAVKYSVNVVVQVADPVAAVTQLERVISELNGVISLGGQQPGGQWEYEIWVPVRLANVTTAAVSSLGELKSRQVSMKDFSGTIAEIDKRIAYLNGQIGWVPEVANDVQVRAAIAALRKRRQEILDSTSMAVVRVSMISGPVHPVTGEAQVT